TCACAGTATGGGGGAGGGGGCAGGCTGGATGTGAACTAGTTCAAGTGCTGTTTTTCTAGGGGGGTGGGTTCCTTGTACTGGGCCAGGGATAGAAAGTGGCTGCTGGGCTGGGCTAAACTATGCCAGTAtgtgggagacagagggacaggaagCCGAGGTGCAGAACCAGGACAATGCATACCTTaatcctccctctctttatctgtGCTAGTGTTGCCCAACACACCACATCCACCGCTGTCATTACTGCTTTGACCTGGCAGCCACTTTGGGCCTAATCTCAGCTGTCAGTGAGTGATTGGTTTCCTGCTTTAGAGAGATTTCCCAATCTAATATTCATGGCTCACAGATGCATCACAATGAAGGTCAATGGGAAGGAGAGAGTGCAGTGTTTCAGGGGAGGGCACAGAAGAAGaatagagaagagagagagagactaggaATGAATCCTCCTCTCTCTATGTCCTCTCTTATCAATGTCTGTCTGCTCTTAGCTGACATTTTAGGATCCATGGACCGTTTAAAAAAAGGACACTTGAGATAAAAGTGACATTAAGAGCGTGTGTCATCAGAGCAGAACAGAATTGCATCAAAAGACAGACCAAGAAACAGAATTCTAGTTTGAGCTACACCAACCACAGTGTTCCTAAAACATGTAACCAGCAACCAGCATACCTCCAGCTGAAGAATGGACTTCCTTTCATTTTGAGTACTTAAGAATGGAAAAAGAGACAGGTTCAATGGTCAGAgtccaaaacacagacacacacatttaaacacacacacacacacacacacacacacacacacacacacacacacacacacacacacacatttcatcacacacacacacacacattaaaacacacgCTCTAGTGAGCTAAAATTTAAATGGCAATTTGGTTCATTCAGACAAGGTCCATCTTTTTTGGGCTTACATccttgggggaaaaaaatgcaCAAAGACGGACACGAATGTCATTAGAACAAACACAAAGTCATATATGTTTATTTTGCACTGACTTTACCATGATCCATTCTTCTCCTATGAGGTAGTAACACAAATCCAAGTCTAAATAGACCTTAGAGAGTAGTAGTGCCTCAGACAAAGGCAGACATCCATTCTTAGAAatccattttttttatattaaaattgCATGGCCTGCAAGCAAAGAATAAAAGGAAGTGGCAGTAACATGAATAGAGAATTAGCATTGTTCGGTGATTTAACCAAGCAAATGGACCATCCCCAGTATTTGCAGTGAATGACTGCAGGGTAAATTAAAAGCAAATACATCGTCCGTTAATGTCTGCACAACTCTTACACAGTAATAACCCACCTGTTTTCATTCCCCACGGGACAAAGGACAGAAGGAAAAGCTTAAGGAACTGTGTTTCCAGACATCTACGATACATGACCTGGAATGACTTTGTGAAACAGTTTTCCTTCCAAAACATTGCAATGAAGTAGTACTTTTAAAAGCAGATTTTCGGTGTTGGAATAGTGCATTTATACACCAACAACAGAATGGTTTGGGTGTCTCCCAGTCATAGGAGGATATACGTTAGTAGACTGGTGATTGGCCTGCCCATCCTCCTCAGGGGCCTGACATCATAATGTACTCTATATACTGAGTTCAACCACTGGCCAGAGACTGACAGTGGACTTGTTGGTTCTGCTTAGCCCAGGACACTGAATTAAGATAGAATTATTGACACTAGCCATACTGGTTAGACAGCCTAGTGCTATTGGTCATGTCTTCACATTACTTAATGAACACTAGATTGAAAGGCCTGCCTTTTTAGGACATAGGCTGGGTTTATTTTTGGAATGGTTGTTGAAACAGCCAGAGGGGTTTGTATTTCTGCATTTTAATCTCAGATATATGCGGAGATGCGGACAACATTATCAGGTTGATTAAATCAGAGCAGCGTGTGAAAAATGTGAAGGGAGGTAGATTGATCAGCAGATAAGAAAAGGTAGTGGGGGATGAGCTGCTACAAGGCTACTGTACATACAGGGAGATTGAGCAGTAGATAAGAAAAAGTAGTGGGGGATGAGCTGCTACAAGGCTAATGTACGCACAGGGTGATTGAGCAGTAGATAAGAAAAGGTAGGGGGGGATGAGCTGCTACAAGGCTAATGTACGCACAGGGAGATTGAGCAGTAGATAAGAAAAGGTAGGGGGGGATGAGCTGCTACAAGGCTAATGTACGCACAGGGAGATTGAGCAGTAGATAAGAAAAGGTAGGGGGGGATGAGCTGCTACAAggttactgtatatacagagcATTTAGAGAATACATACGTGTGCAgtcacacatgcacagaaaatTCCAGACATTTAGTGAATAATCATTCTCTAAAGATCCAAAAAAAGACCACACTGCAGCCAGTCTGTACTTTAAATGGTCTTTCTGAGATTCAAGTTTGTATACAAGAGGTCTGCTTTTCGACATGTTGTTTTTCTCCAATTCAGGCTTTCTTCACAAAGATGAGAATAGGAAGAGTTAACAACATTGTTTGCATAGGAGTAAACAGAATATAAACGTTGGAAAGTGTGATGTACACCAGACAGGTATTCTAAAACTAAAACCTATAGACATCCCTTAAACTCCTTAGAAACAAGGGTTTATTTAACAAACCAACCGCCAGCGTCCTTTAAGGGGAGTTGTTCCAGACAGTACTGTACTACTGTCTGTTGATTAGGATGAATCAATTAACTTGTCACTAAACACAGCAGGCAGAGAACTTTCCTAGGACCCAAAGGGCTCTACACGCTCTTCCTGTCCGGGGTATGACATTGGAAAACATGTCAGTCAGCCTGCAAGATCCACAGTGGAAGGTCATCCAGTAGAAACATGCACATGTCTAGGCTGTATGTTACGAATGTcattttttaatgtattattattaggcCCTGTTTCTACATTGTTCTAATGCCCCCATTGTTCATGCAGTCAGTGACAGCATGATAGGCTCAATAAAGAAAGGCCACTGATTTTATAAATCTATACCTGGTTGATATTTGATTACTTGAAGAAAGGTAGATGGTGTTAAGGTGGTATAAGAAGAAAAACTGCTCCTGGCCTCCATCTCAGAGGTTGGCATACCTGTAAAGTGGAAGCTCTGGAGTCGCTGGTCTCTGTCGGCCCTGTGCTTCTGGGTATGCTTGACACAAAGTAGCCTGTTCCCTTGGGTATTACAGGCTGTCTGACCACCACCTTGCCTTTTCTGGTCTCTGCTAGAAACAGACTGTACCAGTAGGCATCACTGGAGATGAGGGTGGAATCGGCTATAGTGGAGCTCCTCTGGCTGATCACGCTGTTTCTGCTAATCACACTGTTCCTGTTCAGACTATTCAAATTCATATTCAAAGCAGGAGGCATCTTATTCGGCTTGGGTGTCTGACACTTCAGCACAATGACCACCAATATAGTGATCAACAGGAGAAAAGACACTGAGCCCAGGCCGATGACCAAATACAGATTCAAGTCTGTGAAAAAGTCATATTCCAAAGGCACCTCAGTTGTCTCCGAGAACGGCGCCACCATGCGTTCTATCGTTGATATCTTTATGGTGACGGTGGCAGAAAGTGCAGGGTCCCCATTGTCTTTGGCGACAACAACCAGTCTCTGTTGGCGGGGGTCTCTGTAGCTGAACATTCTCGAGGTCCGGATCTCCCCATTGTACTGGTCTAGGCTGAACAGGGAGGAGTCACTGACCTGCAGAAGCTGATAGGTGACCCGCGAGTTCTGTAAAGAGTCAGCGTCAATGGCAATCACCTTGACAACCAGGAACCCTTTATCAATGGACCTGGGGATCACCTCCTCAATGACCGAACCCTGTGCTCGCCAAGGTGACACTATGAGTGGAGTGTTGTCATTCTGGTCAAGGATTATGATGTGAACTGTCACATTGCTGCTGAGCGGAGGAATCCCTGAATCTCTGGCCTCTATGTGGAAAAGGAACTCCTTCTCCCTTTCAAAGTCAAAGGTCTTCAGGGCGTAAAGGTTGCCGTTTTCTGGATTAATGGAAAAAAGCATGGACATTGAAGTGTTGAGGATTTCCTTCTCCATAATGAAATAAACCAGATACTGGTTCTCGTGGAGGTCAGGGTCAAACGCACTGAGTGATGTTAACAGTGCACCAGGAACGTTGTTTTCCAAAACATGGATTGTGTAGAATGACTGGGGGAATATTGGTGAATTATCGTTGACATCCAATATCTCCAGGGTAATTGTCTCATTGTCAGATAAGCAAGGTGTTCCCTTGTCTGTGACTATGAAAGTGATGTCATATCTTGGGATTTTCTCACGGTCCAGTGGTTCTGACACAAGCAGAGCAATGTAATCTGTTGAAGACTTGTTGAGAACAAAGGGTAGTGATGCTTGTTTGTTTAAAGTTAGTTCAACTTCACCATTGACCCCAGAGTCCCGGTCGCTTATACTAATCACTGCTAGTAATGTCCCTATGGCAACATCTTCTTTTACAGTGCTTTTAAAAGATTTTATGGTAACCTCTGGATGGTTGTCATTCAGATCAGtaataaaaatcattattttacaaTCCCCAGATAACGAATTAGATCCTTGGTCTCTTGCCTGAATATATATATCGAAACTGTGACTCTCCTCAAAATCAATCACATCCTTCACCCTTACTTCACCTGTATTCGAATTTAGAGAGAACTTTTCTTGAGTCTTCTCAGATGTATATAACGTGTATGAATATATAATATCTGCGTTGGTGCCCTCGTCCAAGTCCGTGGCGTTCAACGTCATTACTAGGGTTCCAATAGGGGAGTTCTCAGTTACATTAATAGCATATACCGGCTGGTTAAAAAGGGGGGCGTTGTCATTGATATCCAGAACTCTAACGATGATACTGGCAGTGCCAGAGCGCGCAGGGACACCGCCGTCTACAGCAGTGAGTATTAAATTATGAAGAGCTTGTTCCTCCCGGTCTAAATTTCTATTGAGAACCAAATCAACATATTTAGAGCCATCGCTTCCCGTCTGTATGTCAATTGTAAAAGACTTGCTTGTGCTCAAATAGTAAGTCTTAATAGAATTCGCACCAACATCTGCATCCACAGCATTTGTCAAAGAGAATCTCTCTCCTGGAGCGGTAGATTCGGAAATGTCCAAATGCATGGTCTCCCTACGAAATACAGGCGCATTGTCATTTATGTCCATGATTTCAAGCTCAATGTTAAAAATACGAATGGGATTTTCAAATATGACATCCATTTTAAGAAAACAAGACGTTGTCTTGCTC
This genomic window from Esox lucius isolate fEsoLuc1 chromosome 7, fEsoLuc1.pri, whole genome shotgun sequence contains:
- the LOC105029252 gene encoding protocadherin alpha-C2 isoform X2; its protein translation is MAVSSATVSRMCVTVLFVFSAMWGLALSISRYSIPEEMQEGSVVANLATDLGLDVRALVTRKAKLDIIHSKKYLDINKETGELFILEKIDREYICSSKTTSCFLKMDVIFENPIRIFNIELEIMDINDNAPVFRRETMHLDISESTAPGERFSLTNAVDADVGANSIKTYYLSTSKSFTIDIQTGSDGSKYVDLVLNRNLDREEQALHNLILTAVDGGVPARSGTASIIVRVLDINDNAPLFNQPVYAINVTENSPIGTLVMTLNATDLDEGTNADIIYSYTLYTSEKTQEKFSLNSNTGEVRVKDVIDFEESHSFDIYIQARDQGSNSLSGDCKIMIFITDLNDNHPEVTIKSFKSTVKEDVAIGTLLAVISISDRDSGVNGEVELTLNKQASLPFVLNKSSTDYIALLVSEPLDREKIPRYDITFIVTDKGTPCLSDNETITLEILDVNDNSPIFPQSFYTIHVLENNVPGALLTSLSAFDPDLHENQYLVYFIMEKEILNTSMSMLFSINPENGNLYALKTFDFEREKEFLFHIEARDSGIPPLSSNVTVHIIILDQNDNTPLIVSPWRAQGSVIEEVIPRSIDKGFLVVKVIAIDADSLQNSRVTYQLLQVSDSSLFSLDQYNGEIRTSRMFSYRDPRQQRLVVVAKDNGDPALSATVTIKISTIERMVAPFSETTEVPLEYDFFTDLNLYLVIGLGSVSFLLLITILVVIVLKCQTPKPNKMPPALNMNLNSLNRNSVISRNSVISQRSSTIADSTLISSDAYWYSLFLAETRKGKVVVRQPVIPKGTGYFVSSIPRSTGPTETSDSRASTLQYSK
- the LOC105029252 gene encoding protocadherin alpha-C2 isoform X1 gives rise to the protein MAVSSATVSRMCVTVLFVFSAMWGLALSISRYSIPEEMQEGSVVANLATDLGLDVRALVTRKAKLDIIHSKKYLDINKETGELFILEKIDREYICSSKTTSCFLKMDVIFENPIRIFNIELEIMDINDNAPVFRRETMHLDISESTAPGERFSLTNAVDADVGANSIKTYYLSTSKSFTIDIQTGSDGSKYVDLVLNRNLDREEQALHNLILTAVDGGVPARSGTASIIVRVLDINDNAPLFNQPVYAINVTENSPIGTLVMTLNATDLDEGTNADIIYSYTLYTSEKTQEKFSLNSNTGEVRVKDVIDFEESHSFDIYIQARDQGSNSLSGDCKIMIFITDLNDNHPEVTIKSFKSTVKEDVAIGTLLAVISISDRDSGVNGEVELTLNKQASLPFVLNKSSTDYIALLVSEPLDREKIPRYDITFIVTDKGTPCLSDNETITLEILDVNDNSPIFPQSFYTIHVLENNVPGALLTSLSAFDPDLHENQYLVYFIMEKEILNTSMSMLFSINPENGNLYALKTFDFEREKEFLFHIEARDSGIPPLSSNVTVHIIILDQNDNTPLIVSPWRAQGSVIEEVIPRSIDKGFLVVKVIAIDADSLQNSRVTYQLLQVSDSSLFSLDQYNGEIRTSRMFSYRDPRQQRLVVVAKDNGDPALSATVTIKISTIERMVAPFSETTEVPLEYDFFTDLNLYLVIGLGSVSFLLLITILVVIVLKCQTPKPNKMPPALNMNLNSLNRNSVISRNSVISQRSSTIADSTLISSDAYWYSLFLAETRKGKVVVRQPVIPKGTGYFVSSIPRSTGPTETSDSRASTLQDSRASSDLP